One genomic segment of Amycolatopsis sp. Hca4 includes these proteins:
- a CDS encoding cupin domain-containing protein, producing the protein MTDQDLALVDIRRLEPENLTRAYGLDMKLLHPWDGMTAPFRGAWCVLRPGDASVAHAHHEHEIFIGMAGRAEVVTGDRRHAFAAGDIVFLKPGIEHHLFNDPEHGEDFSYYAIWWDREMSAEFVAHDTAEAGSR; encoded by the coding sequence GTGACTGACCAGGACCTTGCCCTCGTGGACATCCGCCGGCTGGAGCCCGAGAACCTGACCCGGGCCTACGGGCTCGACATGAAGCTGCTCCACCCGTGGGACGGGATGACCGCGCCGTTCCGCGGAGCCTGGTGCGTGCTGCGCCCGGGCGACGCTTCGGTGGCCCACGCCCACCACGAGCACGAGATCTTCATCGGCATGGCCGGGCGGGCCGAGGTGGTCACCGGCGACCGGCGGCACGCGTTCGCGGCCGGGGACATCGTGTTCCTCAAGCCCGGCATCGAGCACCACCTGTTCAACGACCCCGAGCACGGCGAAGACTTCTCCTACTACGCGATCTGGTGGGACCGGGAGATGTCGGCCGAGTTCGTCGCGCACGACACCGCCGAGGCGGGTTCCCGGTGA
- a CDS encoding helix-turn-helix domain-containing protein, which produces MAGALSLLPTGHAVPRTAAKVGPGVWERQVNTGVSLHFSFEFANPKSFAGSITHRAVGELGLFGVACLRHTVHRRPDDLSLAADASFLLTLQLAGTKQLTQDGRATTLRAGEFALYDSEQPLTLDVSDDYRSVNVRFRKAAVGAHDAAAFTHLVARKFSAEHGIAPVVWSAVLGLGSLAPAHQPAGILLAGNVLDMTATMLRAHAGLTGPAEPDDRLRRRQAVLACIDQRLPDPDLRVETIAAACFVSVRHLHALFRDSGHTVAGWIRHRRVEACKRDLADPAARGVPVAAIGARWGFGDPSHFGQVFKAVTGLTPAEFRRRALA; this is translated from the coding sequence ATGGCCGGTGCGTTGAGCCTGCTGCCCACCGGGCACGCCGTGCCCCGCACGGCGGCCAAGGTTGGTCCGGGTGTCTGGGAGCGGCAGGTCAACACCGGCGTGTCGCTGCACTTCAGCTTCGAATTCGCCAACCCGAAGAGCTTCGCCGGTTCCATCACCCACCGGGCGGTGGGCGAACTCGGCCTGTTCGGCGTCGCCTGCCTGCGGCACACCGTCCACCGCCGTCCCGACGACCTCTCGCTCGCCGCCGACGCCTCCTTCCTGCTGACCCTGCAGCTGGCCGGGACCAAGCAGCTCACCCAGGACGGCCGCGCCACCACGCTGCGCGCCGGCGAGTTCGCGCTCTACGACTCCGAGCAGCCGCTGACCCTCGACGTCAGCGACGACTACCGGTCGGTGAACGTGCGCTTCCGCAAGGCGGCGGTCGGCGCGCACGACGCGGCGGCCTTCACCCACCTGGTGGCGCGGAAGTTCTCCGCCGAGCACGGCATCGCGCCCGTGGTCTGGTCGGCCGTCCTCGGCCTCGGCTCGCTGGCCCCGGCACACCAGCCCGCCGGGATCCTGCTGGCCGGCAACGTGCTCGACATGACGGCGACCATGCTGCGCGCCCACGCCGGGCTCACCGGCCCCGCCGAACCCGACGACCGCCTCCGGCGGCGGCAGGCGGTGCTGGCCTGCATCGACCAGCGGCTGCCCGACCCGGACCTGCGGGTGGAGACGATCGCGGCGGCCTGTTTCGTCTCCGTGCGCCACCTGCACGCGCTCTTCCGCGACAGCGGCCACACGGTGGCCGGCTGGATCCGGCACCGCCGGGTGGAGGCCTGCAAACGCGACCTCGCGGACCCGGCGGCCCGCGGGGTGCCGGTCGCGGCGATCGGCGCCCGCTGGGGCTTCGGCGACCCGTCCCACTTCGGGCAGGTGTTCAAGGCCGTCACCGGCCTCACCCCGGCGGAGTTCCGCCGCCGGGCGCTCGCCTGA
- the ddaH gene encoding dimethylargininase yields the protein MRHYLMVRPAYFDVEYSINPWMDPAKPTDTGLAIAQWEWLRDLYLDLGHRVELLDPEPGLPDMVYAANGATVVGGRALVARFRHRFRRPESAAYAEWFARHGYREVRQAQWVNEGEGDFLVAGSRILAGSGFRTDPRAHREAAEFFGLPVVGLTLTDPRHYHLDTALAVLADDLVVYWPEAFTEDSRRQLEQLYPDAVLAGAADAAAFGLNAVCDGRHVVLPQAATRLAAQLRERGFEPIGVDLSELLKGGGSVKCCTLELRNGGEQQ from the coding sequence GTGCGGCACTACCTCATGGTCAGACCGGCGTACTTCGACGTCGAGTACTCGATCAACCCGTGGATGGACCCCGCCAAGCCCACCGACACCGGACTGGCGATCGCGCAGTGGGAATGGCTGCGCGACCTCTACCTCGACCTGGGCCACCGTGTCGAGCTGCTCGACCCGGAACCGGGCCTGCCGGACATGGTGTACGCGGCCAACGGCGCCACCGTGGTCGGCGGCCGGGCCCTGGTCGCGCGCTTCCGCCACCGGTTCCGCCGCCCGGAGTCCGCCGCGTACGCGGAGTGGTTCGCCCGGCACGGCTACCGCGAGGTCCGGCAGGCACAGTGGGTCAACGAAGGCGAGGGCGACTTCCTGGTGGCCGGCTCCCGGATCCTGGCCGGCTCGGGGTTCCGCACCGACCCGCGGGCCCACCGGGAGGCCGCGGAGTTCTTCGGCCTGCCGGTGGTCGGGCTGACGCTGACCGACCCGCGCCACTACCACCTGGACACCGCGCTGGCCGTGCTGGCCGACGACCTGGTCGTGTACTGGCCGGAGGCGTTCACCGAGGACAGCAGGCGGCAGCTCGAGCAGCTGTACCCCGACGCCGTGCTCGCCGGCGCCGCCGACGCCGCGGCGTTCGGCCTGAACGCCGTCTGCGACGGGCGGCACGTCGTGCTGCCCCAGGCCGCCACGCGGCTGGCGGCGCAGCTGCGCGAGCGGGGCTTCGAACCGATCGGCGTCGACCTGTCCGAGCTGCTCAAAGGCGGCGGCAGCGTCAAGTGCTGCACGCTCGAACTGCGCAATGGGGGAGAACAGCAGTGA
- a CDS encoding BTAD domain-containing putative transcriptional regulator has translation MRVRLLGPVDAVVGGVPIPVTGLRRRAVLAVLALHGEGIAGTGRLVRAAWGDRAAGVSPNTLQSHVSALRRVLGDRTAIIARPPGYLLDLGPDATDVAEARRLVGRGERGADPAENAAALRAALALWRDRALIDVGGVPWLDEQAEALEGLRTRAQLALVRARLALGEHAQLEPDLQRLALARPFDEQVHAQLMFALYRTGRQADALGVYRRLRAALADHLGIDPDQRLRELEIAILRQDPALDQPALAVRLLAG, from the coding sequence GTGCGCGTCAGACTGCTCGGCCCGGTCGACGCCGTCGTCGGCGGGGTGCCGATCCCGGTCACCGGACTGCGGCGGCGGGCGGTGCTCGCGGTCCTCGCCCTGCACGGCGAAGGGATCGCCGGCACCGGACGGCTCGTCCGGGCCGCGTGGGGTGACCGGGCCGCCGGGGTGTCGCCGAACACCCTGCAGAGCCACGTGTCCGCGCTCCGGCGGGTGCTCGGCGACCGGACCGCGATCATCGCCCGGCCGCCCGGGTACCTGCTCGACCTCGGTCCCGACGCGACGGACGTCGCCGAAGCCCGGCGCCTGGTCGGGCGGGGCGAGCGCGGGGCCGACCCGGCGGAGAACGCCGCGGCCCTGCGTGCCGCGCTGGCGCTGTGGCGGGACCGTGCGCTGATCGACGTCGGCGGGGTGCCGTGGCTGGACGAGCAGGCCGAAGCGCTGGAGGGACTGCGCACGCGGGCCCAGCTGGCCCTGGTCCGGGCCAGGCTGGCCCTCGGCGAGCACGCCCAGCTCGAACCGGACCTGCAGCGGCTGGCCCTGGCACGCCCGTTCGACGAGCAGGTGCACGCGCAGCTGATGTTCGCGCTGTACCGCACCGGCAGGCAGGCCGACGCGCTCGGCGTGTACCGCAGGCTGCGCGCGGCACTGGCCGACCACCTGGGCATCGACCCGGACCAGCGGCTGCGCGAGCTCGAAATCGCGATCCTGCGGCAGGACCCGGCGCTGGACCAGCCGGCACTCGCCGTCCGGCTGCTGGCCGGCTGA
- a CDS encoding S8 family serine peptidase translates to MKRPLVLALAVPLFGALAVPATSAQPRLSGPTVEFSVLASEVAGGYDVAAAGKAVRAAGGTVVATNAAAGLLTATAPAGGFLERVSGAGGVFGAGRAKAIGTVPKSGPARPKPDTAETEGGRRGAGRPKSPSAGLDPLDDKLWGLKAVRSDLARTVQPGDKRVKVGVIDSGIDATHPDIAPNYDLADSRNFTKDIVADENGVPVDGPCEYRGCVDPVDIDGTGHGTHLAGTIAAAANGFGVSGVAPNVTLVSLRAAQDSGFYFLQPTIDALTYAGDAGIDVVNMSFYIDPWLYNCTANPADSPAEQAQQRTVVEATKRALNYAHRKGVTIVAALGNQHSDLGRPQPDATSPDYPSNSTRPRTVDNATCLTLPAEGPHVIGVGGFGPSQAKADYSNYGLERISVSAPGGYKRDYFGTPWYDSRDNEILSTYARSVGVAAGYIDAAGEITPAGAAVGIGKETTADGRAGYFRWLQGTSMAAPHAAGVAALIVSQYGHPTPGGGFGLDPDVVQRILEQTASKIACPVPRTVDYLDESRDASYTATCAGDASFNGFYGHGAVDAWSAVTHGRP, encoded by the coding sequence GTGAAAAGACCTCTCGTACTGGCCCTCGCGGTCCCGCTGTTCGGCGCGCTCGCCGTGCCGGCCACGTCGGCCCAGCCGCGGCTGTCCGGGCCCACCGTCGAATTCTCCGTCCTGGCCAGCGAAGTCGCCGGCGGGTACGACGTGGCGGCGGCAGGCAAGGCGGTCCGCGCGGCCGGCGGCACGGTCGTCGCGACCAACGCCGCGGCCGGCCTGCTCACCGCGACCGCACCCGCCGGCGGGTTCCTCGAACGGGTCTCCGGCGCCGGCGGGGTGTTCGGCGCCGGCCGGGCGAAGGCGATCGGCACCGTGCCGAAGAGCGGCCCGGCCCGGCCGAAACCCGACACCGCCGAGACCGAGGGCGGCCGCCGCGGCGCGGGCCGCCCGAAGAGCCCGTCCGCCGGCCTCGACCCGCTCGACGACAAGCTCTGGGGCCTCAAGGCCGTGCGGTCGGACCTCGCGCGCACGGTCCAGCCCGGCGACAAGCGGGTCAAGGTCGGCGTCATCGACTCCGGGATCGACGCCACCCACCCGGACATCGCGCCGAACTACGACCTCGCCGACTCGCGCAACTTCACCAAGGACATCGTCGCCGACGAGAACGGCGTCCCGGTCGACGGGCCGTGCGAGTACCGCGGCTGCGTGGACCCGGTCGACATCGACGGCACCGGGCACGGCACGCACCTGGCCGGCACGATCGCCGCGGCCGCCAACGGCTTCGGGGTCTCCGGGGTCGCGCCGAACGTGACACTGGTGAGCCTCCGCGCGGCCCAGGACTCGGGCTTCTACTTCCTGCAGCCGACGATCGACGCGCTGACCTACGCCGGCGACGCGGGCATCGACGTGGTGAACATGTCGTTCTACATCGACCCGTGGCTGTACAACTGCACGGCGAACCCGGCGGACTCGCCCGCCGAGCAGGCCCAGCAGCGGACGGTCGTCGAAGCGACGAAACGCGCGCTGAACTACGCCCACCGCAAGGGCGTCACGATCGTGGCCGCGCTGGGCAACCAGCACAGCGACCTCGGCCGGCCGCAGCCGGACGCGACCAGCCCCGACTACCCGTCGAACAGCACGCGCCCGCGCACGGTGGACAACGCGACCTGCCTGACCCTGCCGGCCGAGGGCCCGCACGTGATCGGCGTCGGCGGGTTCGGCCCGTCCCAGGCGAAGGCGGACTACTCGAACTACGGCCTCGAGCGGATCTCGGTGTCCGCGCCCGGCGGGTACAAACGCGACTACTTCGGCACCCCGTGGTACGACAGCCGCGACAACGAGATCCTCTCCACCTACGCCCGCAGCGTCGGCGTCGCCGCCGGCTACATCGACGCCGCCGGGGAGATCACCCCGGCCGGGGCCGCGGTCGGCATCGGGAAGGAGACGACCGCCGACGGCCGCGCCGGCTACTTCCGCTGGCTGCAGGGCACCTCGATGGCGGCCCCGCACGCGGCGGGGGTCGCGGCGCTGATCGTGTCGCAGTACGGCCACCCCACCCCCGGCGGGGGCTTCGGCCTCGACCCGGACGTGGTGCAGCGGATCCTCGAGCAGACCGCGTCGAAGATCGCCTGCCCGGTCCCGCGCACGGTCGACTACCTCGACGAAAGCCGGGACGCTTCGTACACGGCAACGTGCGCGGGCGACGCCTCCTTCAACGGCTTCTACGGCCACGGCGCGGTCGACGCCTGGTCGGCCGTGACCCACGGCCGACCGTGA
- a CDS encoding TetR/AcrR family transcriptional regulator encodes MPSVTRPTGRKRQDRREELERRLFAATEDLVGAGEAFTELSVERLAGAAGISRSTFYVHFEDKGDLVRRLARSVLTELRDVSSTWWETADPAGLTAALTAIVAVYRRRAAAFTIITETAAYDPAVAAEVRTLMQAIIDATRAAIERGQDAGVMRPVRPAETAAILTWMVERAGYQLVRAAEPAQDGPVVEALTDIIRTTLYA; translated from the coding sequence GTGCCTTCAGTGACCCGCCCGACCGGCCGCAAGCGCCAGGACCGCCGGGAAGAGCTCGAGCGACGCCTGTTCGCCGCCACCGAGGACCTCGTCGGGGCGGGTGAGGCCTTCACCGAGCTCAGCGTCGAGCGGCTGGCCGGGGCGGCCGGCATCTCCCGTTCGACCTTCTACGTCCACTTCGAGGACAAGGGCGACCTCGTCCGGCGCCTGGCCCGGTCGGTGCTGACCGAGCTGCGGGACGTGTCGAGCACCTGGTGGGAGACAGCCGACCCGGCCGGCCTCACCGCGGCCCTCACGGCGATCGTCGCGGTCTACCGGCGGCGCGCCGCCGCCTTCACCATCATCACCGAGACCGCGGCCTACGACCCGGCCGTCGCGGCCGAGGTGCGCACGCTGATGCAGGCGATCATCGACGCCACCCGCGCGGCGATCGAGCGCGGCCAGGATGCCGGCGTGATGCGCCCGGTCCGCCCGGCCGAGACCGCCGCCATCCTCACCTGGATGGTCGAGCGCGCGGGTTACCAGCTCGTCCGCGCCGCCGAGCCGGCCCAGGACGGGCCCGTCGTCGAGGCACTGACCGACATCATCCGGACCACCCTCTACGCCTGA
- a CDS encoding DUF6875 domain-containing protein has protein sequence MIGDDKVRIWTAAEVGAGAAPPEHLPHLREILAWAWRYLVSAHPDLGRNGPVCPYTQPSLHKGLFHLAALTAADGDVDAHAAIESLRSWYERLSAGIPPESRELLTILLVLPQLDHHDAAPLDDLQREAKDGFVADGLMIGQFHPVCDQPGLWNDEFKALRAPVPLLAVRKLVVFDLPFLMDSTAHAESYFRRFAPDIPPRIRDQLVKRLVGTEKSLQTA, from the coding sequence ATGATCGGCGACGACAAGGTGCGCATCTGGACCGCGGCCGAGGTCGGGGCCGGCGCCGCGCCGCCCGAGCACCTACCGCACCTGCGCGAAATTCTCGCCTGGGCGTGGCGGTACCTGGTTTCCGCGCACCCCGACCTCGGCCGCAACGGCCCGGTCTGCCCCTACACCCAGCCATCACTCCACAAAGGACTGTTCCACCTGGCCGCGCTGACCGCCGCGGACGGCGACGTCGACGCGCACGCCGCGATCGAGAGCCTGCGCTCGTGGTACGAACGGCTTTCCGCGGGCATCCCGCCGGAAAGCCGGGAACTGCTGACCATCCTGCTCGTGCTGCCGCAGCTGGACCACCACGACGCGGCCCCGCTGGACGACCTGCAGCGCGAGGCCAAGGACGGGTTCGTCGCCGACGGGCTGATGATCGGGCAGTTCCACCCGGTCTGCGACCAGCCGGGCTTGTGGAACGACGAGTTCAAGGCGCTGCGCGCGCCGGTCCCGCTGCTGGCCGTGCGGAAGCTGGTCGTGTTCGACCTGCCGTTCCTGATGGACAGCACGGCCCACGCCGAGAGCTACTTCCGGCGCTTCGCCCCGGACATCCCGCCCCGCATCCGCGACCAGCTGGTCAAGCGGCTGGTGGGCACCGAGAAGTCGTTGCAGACGGCCTGA
- a CDS encoding alpha/beta hydrolase: MNAHLEQRVLTWGPPSAPVVVLAVHGRGHQPEVMRELTGRFGPLPARFTAPAAAGGSWYPLPFLQPLAANQPHLDEALAATEARIDTLLATGTAPGDVVLLGFSQGACLLAHLLLTRPRRIGAAVLLTGGFIGPDPIEPPTGDELDGVPVLLRSISEDPWVPAGRVLETARLFEEAGARTDVEIEPGGEHIVTDKACHAAGELIRSLPHPAR; encoded by the coding sequence ATGAACGCCCACCTCGAGCAGCGGGTCCTGACCTGGGGCCCGCCCTCGGCGCCGGTGGTGGTGCTCGCGGTGCACGGCCGCGGGCACCAGCCGGAGGTCATGCGCGAGCTGACCGGCCGGTTCGGCCCCCTGCCGGCCCGGTTCACCGCCCCGGCCGCGGCCGGGGGCAGCTGGTACCCCCTCCCGTTCCTCCAGCCACTGGCCGCCAACCAACCCCACCTCGACGAGGCTCTCGCGGCGACGGAGGCTCGCATCGACACGCTCCTCGCCACCGGAACGGCGCCGGGAGACGTGGTCCTGCTGGGGTTCTCGCAGGGAGCGTGCCTCCTGGCGCACTTGTTGTTGACCCGCCCCCGCCGGATCGGTGCGGCGGTGCTGCTGACGGGCGGGTTCATCGGCCCCGACCCGATCGAGCCACCGACGGGAGACGAGCTCGACGGCGTGCCGGTGCTGCTGCGGAGCATTTCGGAGGACCCGTGGGTGCCGGCCGGCCGGGTTCTGGAGACGGCCCGCCTGTTCGAGGAGGCGGGCGCCCGGACCGACGTGGAGATCGAGCCGGGTGGAGAGCACATCGTGACGGACAAGGCCTGCCACGCGGCGGGCGAGCTCATCCGCAGCCTGCCCCACCCGGCGCGGTGA
- a CDS encoding FAD-binding oxidoreductase, translating into MSRRPTDADWRRLDRAVTGRVRRPGETGFRAASTPFNKRFAGITPAGVVSVAGPADVQRAIEWARETGVDVVPRGGGHSFAGHSVGTGLVLDLRALNTVTADGSTGLVTAGGGALMADVYAALEPHEMTFALGNSDTVGIGGLTLGGGCGATSRVFGLTADALVATTIVTADGQLRHCDAGTEPDLFWACRGGGGGNFGVNVSFTFQARPVADCATYVLLWDGADAAKVFSVLQDTVRLAPDEFAARIGVSKAGGDTVVSAVGQHLGSAAELRDILDPVLSVAPPVRTVIADRTFWQAKDDLRHETAEGAFASRTNIATGPLPDEAIATMLSFVERRPASGNPDGGGAALFSWGGAINRVGATDTAFVHRDAMFLLAMDTSWAADDGPAVVEANLRWLTELGEAMAPYVSGHAFQNFTDPDLADWRTAYYGVNYPRLQRIKRQVDPDGLFTFAQSIAS; encoded by the coding sequence GTGTCCCGGCGCCCCACCGACGCGGACTGGCGCCGCCTCGATCGCGCGGTGACCGGCCGCGTGCGCCGGCCCGGCGAGACCGGGTTCCGCGCCGCGAGCACACCGTTCAACAAGCGGTTCGCCGGGATCACCCCGGCCGGCGTCGTTTCCGTCGCCGGCCCCGCCGACGTGCAGCGCGCGATCGAGTGGGCGCGCGAGACCGGCGTCGACGTCGTCCCCCGCGGCGGCGGGCACAGCTTCGCCGGCCATTCGGTGGGCACCGGACTGGTCCTCGACCTCCGCGCCCTGAACACGGTGACCGCCGACGGCTCGACCGGGCTCGTGACCGCCGGGGGCGGTGCGCTGATGGCCGACGTCTACGCGGCCCTCGAACCGCACGAGATGACGTTCGCGCTCGGCAACAGCGACACCGTCGGCATCGGCGGGCTGACCCTCGGCGGCGGCTGCGGGGCCACCTCCCGGGTGTTCGGGCTCACCGCGGACGCGCTCGTCGCGACCACGATCGTCACCGCGGACGGGCAGCTGCGGCACTGCGACGCCGGCACCGAACCCGACCTGTTCTGGGCCTGCCGCGGCGGGGGCGGCGGCAACTTCGGCGTCAACGTCTCCTTCACCTTCCAGGCCCGGCCGGTGGCCGACTGCGCCACCTACGTGCTGCTGTGGGACGGTGCGGACGCGGCGAAGGTGTTCTCGGTGCTCCAGGACACCGTGCGGCTCGCCCCGGACGAGTTCGCGGCCCGGATCGGCGTCAGCAAGGCCGGCGGGGACACCGTCGTGTCGGCCGTCGGGCAGCACCTCGGGTCCGCCGCGGAACTGCGGGACATCCTCGACCCCGTGCTGTCGGTCGCGCCGCCGGTCCGCACGGTCATCGCGGACCGGACCTTCTGGCAGGCCAAGGACGACCTGCGGCACGAGACAGCCGAAGGCGCGTTCGCGTCGCGGACCAACATCGCCACCGGGCCGCTGCCCGACGAGGCGATCGCCACCATGCTCTCGTTCGTCGAACGCCGTCCCGCGAGCGGCAACCCCGACGGCGGCGGCGCCGCCCTGTTCTCCTGGGGCGGCGCGATCAACCGGGTGGGCGCGACCGACACCGCCTTCGTCCACCGAGACGCGATGTTCCTGCTGGCCATGGACACCTCGTGGGCCGCGGACGACGGACCGGCCGTGGTCGAGGCCAACCTCCGCTGGCTGACCGAACTGGGGGAGGCGATGGCGCCGTACGTGTCCGGCCACGCCTTCCAGAACTTCACCGACCCCGACCTCGCGGACTGGCGCACCGCCTACTACGGCGTCAACTACCCGCGCCTGCAGCGGATCAAGCGGCAGGTCGATCCGGACGGGTTGTTCACCTTCGCGCAGAGCATCGCCTCATGA
- a CDS encoding G1 family glutamic endopeptidase produces MRLRRLLPLTALAAVAVVSGAGATAPANATGPALAYAGSPVAGTARHTGGLAPAVAGPLVEATSRNWAGYAITSLATPAATFTRVHGSWTQRPVTCPASDAWAVFWVGFDGWTNGTVEQGGSSARCVNGTPVYQLWWEMFPTNAIQPVLTINAGDSVSADVTYDAGTGRFTITVADATQHTSFTTTQTCAAGLTCSRTSAEWIAEDVGRFGTGDFFPLANYGRALMGNSVATDDAGHSGSMTASSTWQRTRIQEQDATITYATTEGAGRNGQNFAVNWAHQ; encoded by the coding sequence ATGAGACTTCGACGGCTTTTGCCGCTCACCGCCCTGGCGGCGGTGGCGGTCGTGTCCGGCGCCGGGGCCACGGCGCCCGCGAACGCCACGGGACCTGCTCTCGCCTACGCCGGCAGCCCGGTCGCCGGCACGGCCCGGCACACCGGCGGGCTCGCGCCCGCGGTCGCCGGCCCGCTGGTCGAGGCGACTTCGCGGAACTGGGCCGGCTACGCGATCACGTCACTGGCCACCCCCGCCGCCACCTTCACCCGCGTGCACGGGTCGTGGACGCAGCGGCCGGTCACCTGCCCGGCCTCGGACGCCTGGGCGGTGTTCTGGGTCGGCTTCGACGGCTGGACCAACGGCACGGTCGAGCAGGGCGGCAGCTCGGCCCGGTGCGTCAACGGCACGCCGGTCTACCAGCTGTGGTGGGAGATGTTCCCGACCAACGCGATCCAGCCGGTGCTGACCATCAACGCCGGCGACTCGGTGAGCGCGGACGTCACCTACGACGCGGGCACCGGCCGGTTCACGATCACCGTCGCCGACGCCACCCAGCACACGAGCTTCACCACCACCCAGACCTGCGCCGCCGGCCTCACCTGCTCGCGCACCAGCGCCGAATGGATCGCCGAGGACGTGGGCCGGTTCGGGACCGGCGACTTCTTCCCGCTGGCGAACTACGGCCGGGCGCTGATGGGCAACAGCGTCGCCACCGACGACGCCGGCCACAGCGGCTCGATGACCGCGAGCTCGACCTGGCAGCGGACCAGGATCCAGGAGCAGGACGCGACGATCACCTACGCCACGACCGAAGGCGCCGGCCGCAACGGGCAGAACTTCGCCGTGAACTGGGCGCACCAATGA
- a CDS encoding VOC family protein — MAYIEGSHHITLSVGRAQEDVDFHVKVLGMRFIKRTVLFDGSLPIYHLYYANANGDPSSVVTTFPWAQAGLYGKRGTNQSREVLLSVPEGSLDHWHRRLTEHDVEVRNVEVFGRRRLAFEHPCGIEYVFVANEGDDRVGHAGHGVPPEYAIHGLHGLGVHVQTPDRTVEFANDTFYAQSGPAEEGDRIAVQLGKQAHGNHLEITVNRADDQGTWHYGAGTHHHFAWNADTLENQDELKFEVEGRGYTDISELKDRKYFKSVYVRSPAGALFELAVTHADGGWDCDESPHELGRRFQLPEQFEDRREELLAALEPIDG; from the coding sequence ATGGCCTACATCGAAGGTTCCCACCACATCACGCTCTCGGTCGGCCGGGCGCAGGAGGACGTCGACTTCCACGTCAAGGTGCTGGGCATGCGGTTCATCAAGCGGACCGTGCTCTTCGACGGCTCCCTGCCGATCTACCACCTGTACTACGCGAACGCGAACGGCGATCCCTCCAGCGTGGTCACCACCTTCCCGTGGGCGCAGGCCGGGCTGTACGGCAAGCGCGGCACCAACCAGAGCCGCGAGGTGCTGCTGTCGGTGCCCGAGGGCAGCCTCGACCACTGGCACCGGCGGCTGACCGAGCACGACGTCGAGGTCCGCAACGTGGAGGTCTTCGGACGGCGGCGGCTGGCGTTCGAGCACCCGTGCGGCATCGAGTACGTGTTCGTCGCCAACGAAGGCGACGACCGGGTCGGCCACGCCGGTCACGGTGTCCCGCCGGAGTACGCGATCCACGGGCTGCACGGGCTCGGTGTCCACGTGCAGACCCCGGACCGGACGGTCGAGTTCGCCAACGACACCTTCTACGCCCAGTCCGGGCCGGCCGAGGAGGGCGACCGGATCGCGGTGCAGCTGGGCAAGCAGGCCCACGGCAACCACCTGGAGATCACCGTCAACCGCGCCGACGACCAGGGGACCTGGCACTACGGCGCCGGCACCCACCACCACTTCGCCTGGAACGCCGACACCCTGGAGAACCAGGACGAGCTGAAGTTCGAGGTCGAGGGCCGCGGCTACACCGACATCTCGGAGCTGAAGGACCGCAAGTACTTCAAGAGCGTCTACGTCCGCTCGCCGGCCGGAGCGCTCTTCGAGCTGGCGGTCACCCACGCCGACGGCGGCTGGGACTGCGACGAGTCGCCGCACGAGCTCGGCCGGCGGTTCCAGTTGCCGGAGCAGTTCGAGGACCGCCGCGAGGAACTGCTCGCCGCGCTCGAGCCGATCGACGGATGA